The sequence GCAGGCCGATCTGGAACAGATCACTCCGGCGGCGGGCAAATCCCGCGGCCAGATTGTCGGTCACCGCCCGCGTGGAGAACGATTGTCCGTGCACCCAGGCGAGCGTGCCCCGGCGTCCGCCTTCCACCGGCACGCATTCGGCTTCGGCTCCCCCGAACACGTGCACGCCCGGCGGCATATCGAGCGAAGCCCGAGCGCCGTCCAGCGGATCGTGATTGCCGTGCGATATGTAGACCGGGATGTTCCGCTCCGACAGCGTTTCGAGCGCTCTCTGGAACTTGAGCTGCGCCCGCAGGCTGCGGTCCGCGGCGTCATACACGTCCCCCGCGATCACGACGGCGTCCGCCCGCTCCTCGATCGCAATGCCGACAAGCCGGTCGAGCGCGCGGAACGTCGATTCCCGTATGCGCCGCCGAACGGCCTCCGGCAAACGCTCCAGCCCGACAAACGGACTGTCCAGATGGAGATCGGCGGCATGAATGAATTTGAACGCTTTCACGTCCCGAACTCCCCCGTGCGGCGCCGGTTCGCGATCGTCTCATAAACCTCCGTCAACTGCACGATGACGCGGCGAAGCGAATATTGGGATTTGGCTTTTTCCCGGGCCGCCCGCGCCAGCGCATACCGGAAGTCCGGATCGGCGCACAGCTTCTCGATCGCGTCCGCCAGAGCCATGACGTCGTCGACCGGAACGAGCAGCCCGTTTTTCCCGTCCTCGATCTGCTCGGAGATGCCGCCCACATCGGTGCCGATCAGGGCCAGCAGACACAAAGCCGCCTCGGCGAACACGTTGCCGAACGCCTCCGCCCGGGACGGCAGCACGAATATGTCCGCAAACGGCATAAATTCCTCGGGATGCAGCATGTAGCCGTAAAAGATGATATCCTCGTAAATGCCCAGCTCCGCCGCCATCGCCTCCAGCTCCGTCCGGCTCGGGCCGTCGCCGATCAGGTGCAGCACGAACCGGCCCCCGCGCCGCTTGACTTCCGCGCAGGCGCGCAGCAGCACGTCGAGCCCTTTGGCCGGCACGAGACGGCAGACGGTGATCAATTGCGGAACGGCGTTCTCATGCGGCGTGGGCCGGAACCGGCGCTCGTCGAAGCCGTTCGGAATCACGCGGATGCGTTCGGGCTCGCGAACGTACGCGCTCATATACCGCTTGAACGCCTGGGACACCGTCATGACCAGCTCGGCTTTGGCCTCCAGCTCGCCGTACAGCGAGGTCAAAAACCGCTCCTCCGGCCCCCCTGCCGCTATTCTTCCGTTCAGGATCAGCTCGCGTTCGTAGCTGGAGTGAATCGTGGCGATCACCGGCGTCTCGGGAAATACGTGCTTCATGGCCAGCGCGACCAGAGGATGATGCGCGTGGATCAGATCGTACGGCTCTTTTATCCGCATTCGCGTCCACCAGACGTAGTCCCGGAACGTCTGCATATATTTTTCGATCACGGGCAAGCCCTTGTACACCGTCCAGTCGAACGTGTCGAATCCGATCGGTTCCTGCCCTTTGGACCTGACCCGCTTCGGCAGGGAAAACAAATCCATCTCCCATCCGAGATGGCGAAAGCCTTCGTGGATATACGGCACCATCGAGGACACGCCGCCCGGCTGCTCCGGCGGGAAAAACAACGCTTGTAAGATTCTCATGATTGCATCTGCTCCTTCCGGCCTATCAAATCGGCACCAAAGCCCCTCTGTCTATCTGCTATAATGATAGACGCATGACGCCACTTCCTGACGAAAACGGAGAGATTTCGCCCGATGGAACCGATCCTGCTGGACCGCTCCCTTGAATATTGGCTGGTAATGGCCATGATTTTGCCGATCCTGGCGATGATGCTGTACATGTCGCTCCGGCTGTACCGCTCCCGCCGGCGTCCGGCGTTCGCCTTGCTCAGCCTTTCGGTGCTGCTGGTCATAGGCAACCATCTGATCTTGCCCGCCCTGTATACGGGCCAGAGCGAGCCGGACACCCCCAACGTCGTCGGGCGGTTTCTGGAAACGTCGTCGTTTCTTCTGCTGCAATTCGCGCTGTATCAATTATACAATACGGCCAAGCTGAAGCAGTATCTCATTTTCGCGGCCGGCCTCCTGCCTCCGCTCGCGCTGACGATCGTGTCGCTCAAGCTGCCGGCGATTTCGGGAGGGACGCCCGAGCAAATCTCCCTGTTGCAGAATGTCGGCTTCCAGCTTTACTCGTTTTTGATTCTGTTTTTATGTTATCATCATTTGCCCGGGCGCACGAACCAGCCGGGGTTGTACCGGCTGTTCCTGTTCGTCTACTTCGTGTCGGTGCTGGCCGAGACGCTGAACGTGCATATTTGGAACCGTTCCGTCCGGGCGCTGGAGCTGATCCACCTGTACGTGCCGATAATGTATTACGGACTGATCCTCGTGTTTTTATTCGAGCGGACGGTCGAGCTGCTGAATAACATTTACCGCTCGTCGATTACGGACGGGCTGACGGGCCTGTACAACCGGGCGTACATGCAAAAACGGATCGAACGCCATCTCCGCAGCGGCGCCGGCATCGCGATCGTCTTCAGCGATATTGACAATTTCAAGAAGCTCAACGATACGGTCGGCCACGACAAGGGAGACGAAGCCCTCAAGCAGGTGGCCGAGATCGCGCGCGAAGAAGCCGCGGGCTGCGGCTTTGCCGGACGGTACGGCGGCGAGGAGATGGTGATCGCGCTGACCGATCCGAAGGTGAAGCCCGCCGAATGGGCGGAGCGATTCCGCGCCCGGGTCGAGCAGGAGACCATCGTGACCGTCAGCGTCGGATATGCCAAGAGCAAGTCGGAGACAAAAGCGGAGCAGATCGTCAAGATGGCGGACGAGGCGATGTATCAGGCCAAAACGACCGGGAAAAACAAGGTATGCGGCTATTCCCGCCGCAGCAAGGCGGCGTCGGCCGGGGCACCGGCCGACGGAGCCGGCGCCGAACTGTAGGATGCGGGCGGGGAACATCGTTTTTCCGGAGCGTCCGGCCGAAGAGGCCGCCGCTCTTTTTTTCGCCGGCCTCTTCCGGGTATAATGAGACGAGTCATCCGATGGCGGAACCCGGCGGCTTGGAGCCGCGTCCGCCGTCAACGTTGGAGGAGCTTCACTTGACCACACGGAACCCGATGCAGCCCAAGCTGCCAGACGCCTATCTCGAACAAATGACCCGACAGTTGGGCCCCGTGGAAGCGGAGGCATTCCTGAACAGCTACGCCGCCGCGCGCACGTACGGCCTACGGCTCAACACGGCCAAGCTGACCGCAGACGACCCCCGCTTTGAAGCGATTCGCGATGCCTTCGGCTTGGAGCCCGTGCCCTGGTGCCCGACCGGATACGCCTATCCGGAGCAAGCGCGGCCCGGCAAGCATCCGTATCATGCCGCCGGCGCTTATTATATCCAGGAGCCGTCGGCCATGTCGGCGGCGGAGCTGCTGGCGCCGAGGCCGGGCGAGCTGGTGCTGGATCTCGCCGCCGCCCCCGGAGGCAAGGCGACGCACATCGCCGACAAGCTGGCGGGAACCGGCCTGCTCGTCGCCAATGAGATCCACCCGGGACGGGCGGCGATCTTGTCCGAAAATATCGAGCGGATGGGGATAACGAACGCGATTGTCGTCAGCGCCGCTCCCGACGCGCTGATCCGCCGGTTCGGGGCGATTTTCGACGCGGTTATGCTGGACGCGCCCTGCTCGGGAGAAGGGATGTTCCGCAAAGATCCGGACGCCGTTCGCGAATGGTCCCCGGAGCAGGTCGAAGCGTGCGCGGCGCGTCAGGAGGACGTGCTGAGCCGCGCGGCGGACCTGGTGAAGCCCGGCGGACGGCTCGTCTACTCGACATGTACGTTTAACGAGAGGGAGAACGAGGGGGTGCTGGCGAACTTTTTGGCCGCGCGCCCGGATTGGGAGCTGGTTCGGACGGAACGCTACTGGCCCCACCGCACCCTGGGCGAAGGGCATTTTGCCGCGCTGCTGCGCAAGCGGGACGAAGCCGGCTCCGAGTCCGTCCGCCGGAAGTCCGGGAGGCGCCGGCCCGATAAAGCGGCGGCGGACGCCTGGAAGCAAGCCGAGGCGATGCTGCGCGAGATCGCGCCGGGACTGGCGCTTCCCGCAGGGGAACCGCTGCTGTTCGGCGACCGCCTGTTCTGGATGCCCTCGCTTCCGGACCGTCCCTTGCCCGAAGGATGGGCGGACGGCTTGAAGGTGCCGAGACCCGGCTTGCATGTCGCGGATGTCCGCAAAAACCGGCTCGAGCCCGCTCACGCGTTAGCCATGGCGCTAACGGCCGAGCGGGCCCGGGCGGCGAATTATGCGTCCGGTTCACCTGAGGCGGACGCCTATTTGCGGGGGGAGACGATTGCGCCGACCGAAGGGCTGGCTCCCGGTTGGTGCCTGGTCGCGGTGGACGGACTGCCGCTGGGATGGGGCAAGTGTACCGGCGATACCGTCAAAAACCATCTGCCCAAGGGGCTTCGGCGTCCGGCCGGATGAAGCCTCGGCCGGCGTCAATGAACCGGGCTCGATTCGAACACCATTTCGTCGACGATCTGCTGGTTTTCGATCATGGACAGCGTGCACGTTTCGAATTCACGCTCTTTGTCGATCTCCCTCAGCAGTTGATACGCGATATCTTCGCGCCGCAATTCGTCCTGCGGCGTGAAAAACCGGACTTCGCCGTTGACCTCCCGTTGCGACAAATCGACCACGGCGGCGCCGAGCGGGGAAGGATCGGAGGGTTCAAAAATGTTGTACGTCAGCGTGTCCCCCTGGTCCCTGACCAGCACAATTTCGCACTCTTCGTTTTTCCGGCCTCTCGTCCGCCCCGAGGCGTTGGCGCTGCCCCCGTTCGCGGCCGCGGCCTGCCCGCCGGCTTGCGATTGACTGCTCTGTCCGAGAGGCTGGCTCGCCTTCTTCGGTTCTTCCAGCTTCAGTTCCACCGTCTCCAGCGGCTCGCCTTCGTAGTACATTTCAATGATTAAGGAACGGATGCGGCTGTCTTCGTGCTCCGCGGCGATCAGTTCGGCAACGCGGTCGATGTCCTCTTCATCCGGCTCCGCCAGCCAATGCACCTCGCCGATCCCCCTGGACCCGCGAAGACGCAGCGTCGCCTCCGCCAACCACGCTTTTTTGTGGTCGCGCAGACGGTATTCGAACTTGTCGTCCGTCTCCTCGACAAGCGACAATTCCAGCTTCCTTCCTTTCGGACGGACGGAGCGCTGCGCCCCTCCCTGCTGGCCGAAACCGTTCGGCTGCCCTTGCGCCATGCCCGAAGCTTGCGGCTGCCCTTGCGCCATGTTCTGACCCTGCGCTTGCCCTTGGGCTTGTTGTTGGACTTGTTGTTGGGCTTGCTGTTGGGCTTGCTGTTGTCCTTGCCCTTGGCTCTGGCCCTGGTTTTGTCCTTGGGGCTGCATGCCCGGCTGCTGGCCCGGAGCCGTTCCCCGGCCGTTCTTGCCCTGCCTCCTGAACTGGCCTTGACTTTGTGTGGCTCCGCCTTGTCGCATCTGGATCGTCTCGGCGTCGTCCGACTCGTAATCGCCATAGGACTCGTCCTGCTCCGCATACGAATTCCCCGGCCCCGAGTAGACCAACGTTCTCCGTTCTTTCTTGCCCCGCTTGTCGGGATGCTCCACGTTTCCGTGGACGATCACCCAATCGCAATCTTCCGCGCCGATCGCATCGGCCATCTGGTAGACGTATTGCCGCGCCCACCGTTCGATCTCGGGCTTGTCGTGACGGAACAGCGCCTGCTGCTCCAGCGTCAAAATGCCCATCAGCCGGTCCGACTCGCGGTATACAAGCGTCAACATGCCGACAAAACGCCCATCGCACAGTATATCGTTCACTTCGCCGCCGATCGTCCGCATCGCCGGCCGGATTGCGATATCCGCCATCTTGTTCGCCTCCGCCATATCTGTGGAATCCAACTCTAGCGTTGCCGAACCGAGCCCAAATTATTAGATCTAGGTCAATGTCCAATCTTGCAGGCCTTTCCCCGTATATAGTGAAGTATGCCGATTGCGAGCCGCAGCCCAGATAGAATTCGTAAGCATTCGGAATTCTAATCCTTGAAGGAGGAATGCGGAATGTCCCACGTTGGTGGAATCTTTACGCATGCGGGCATCATTCTCGTTCTTTTTTTCCGGCTGGTTTTGGGGCTCTGACCCCACTGCTTCTGATAACCTGCGGGGCGGCCGCTTGCGCGGCCGCCCGGAACCCCCCATTCGGTCGGGGTGTCGATAGGCGTTATTCCCTGCATTGGAGCAGCGCAAGTTCTTCCTCCGTCAATTCGCGGTAAGAGCCTTCGCCCAGCTCGGGGTCGAGCTTCAGCGGCCCCATCGAAACGCGTTTCAAATACCGGACCCGCTTGCCGACAGCCAGGAACATCCGTTTCACTTGATGGAATTTTCCTTCGGTGATGGTCAATTCGATGCGGGACAAGCCGTTTGGGCCGTCGGAACTTCGTTCCAGCACGGTCAAAACGGCGGGGAGCGTTACATAACCGTCATCCAGCTTGACGCCCGCGGCGAACGCGGCGACATCCCGCTCGTCGACGTCGCCTTCCACCTCGGCGTAATACGTTTTGGGCACATGCTTGCGGGGCGACAGCAGCTCGTGGGACAGCTTGCCGTCATTGGTCAGCAGCAGCAGGCCGACCGTATCCTTATCCAGCCTTCCGACGGGGAACGGCTGGAAGTTCGCGTGCTCTTCGCTCAGCAGATCGATAACCGTCCGGTCCCGGTTGTCTTCCGTGGCGGAGACGACCCCCGGGGGCTTGTTCATCATGAGGTACACGAATTCCTTGTAGACGATCGGGCGGCCGTCGACCGTGATCTCGTCGGCTGCCGGGTCAACCTGCTGCCCGCTGTCTTTCACCGTCTGTCCATTCACCGCGATGCGTCCGGACTTGGCCAGCCCTTTGATCTCCTTCCGGCTGCCGACGCCCATATGCGTCAGCAGCTTGTCGACTCGCATCTTGCCTTTCACGGCGTCCACCTCCATGCGGGAGGATATTCGTTTTTCAGGTATCCGTCCTGCCATTTGGCCCAGCCCAAAGGAAAACCGTCCGCCGTCACAAGCACGAATCCTTTCGGACCGGCACCGGGCGACAGCTTCAGCTCGTCCGCGCCCGTCTCCAGCGTTTCTCCTTTCAGATACCGGATCGTATAGGGATGGTCCGCGCCGAAATCGACGGACCGAATCGCATCCTCCGCGGCGATCCCCAACGCCAGAGC comes from Paenibacillus thermoaerophilus and encodes:
- a CDS encoding pseudouridine synthase, producing MRVDKLLTHMGVGSRKEIKGLAKSGRIAVNGQTVKDSGQQVDPAADEITVDGRPIVYKEFVYLMMNKPPGVVSATEDNRDRTVIDLLSEEHANFQPFPVGRLDKDTVGLLLLTNDGKLSHELLSPRKHVPKTYYAEVEGDVDERDVAAFAAGVKLDDGYVTLPAVLTVLERSSDGPNGLSRIELTITEGKFHQVKRMFLAVGKRVRYLKRVSMGPLKLDPELGEGSYRELTEEELALLQCRE
- a CDS encoding RsmB/NOP family class I SAM-dependent RNA methyltransferase, producing the protein MTTRNPMQPKLPDAYLEQMTRQLGPVEAEAFLNSYAAARTYGLRLNTAKLTADDPRFEAIRDAFGLEPVPWCPTGYAYPEQARPGKHPYHAAGAYYIQEPSAMSAAELLAPRPGELVLDLAAAPGGKATHIADKLAGTGLLVANEIHPGRAAILSENIERMGITNAIVVSAAPDALIRRFGAIFDAVMLDAPCSGEGMFRKDPDAVREWSPEQVEACAARQEDVLSRAADLVKPGGRLVYSTCTFNERENEGVLANFLAARPDWELVRTERYWPHRTLGEGHFAALLRKRDEAGSESVRRKSGRRRPDKAAADAWKQAEAMLREIAPGLALPAGEPLLFGDRLFWMPSLPDRPLPEGWADGLKVPRPGLHVADVRKNRLEPAHALAMALTAERARAANYASGSPEADAYLRGETIAPTEGLAPGWCLVAVDGLPLGWGKCTGDTVKNHLPKGLRRPAG
- a CDS encoding GGDEF domain-containing protein codes for the protein MEPILLDRSLEYWLVMAMILPILAMMLYMSLRLYRSRRRPAFALLSLSVLLVIGNHLILPALYTGQSEPDTPNVVGRFLETSSFLLLQFALYQLYNTAKLKQYLIFAAGLLPPLALTIVSLKLPAISGGTPEQISLLQNVGFQLYSFLILFLCYHHLPGRTNQPGLYRLFLFVYFVSVLAETLNVHIWNRSVRALELIHLYVPIMYYGLILVFLFERTVELLNNIYRSSITDGLTGLYNRAYMQKRIERHLRSGAGIAIVFSDIDNFKKLNDTVGHDKGDEALKQVAEIAREEAAGCGFAGRYGGEEMVIALTDPKVKPAEWAERFRARVEQETIVTVSVGYAKSKSETKAEQIVKMADEAMYQAKTTGKNKVCGYSRRSKAASAGAPADGAGAEL
- a CDS encoding glycosyltransferase family 4 protein; the encoded protein is MRILQALFFPPEQPGGVSSMVPYIHEGFRHLGWEMDLFSLPKRVRSKGQEPIGFDTFDWTVYKGLPVIEKYMQTFRDYVWWTRMRIKEPYDLIHAHHPLVALAMKHVFPETPVIATIHSSYERELILNGRIAAGGPEERFLTSLYGELEAKAELVMTVSQAFKRYMSAYVREPERIRVIPNGFDERRFRPTPHENAVPQLITVCRLVPAKGLDVLLRACAEVKRRGGRFVLHLIGDGPSRTELEAMAAELGIYEDIIFYGYMLHPEEFMPFADIFVLPSRAEAFGNVFAEAALCLLALIGTDVGGISEQIEDGKNGLLVPVDDVMALADAIEKLCADPDFRYALARAAREKAKSQYSLRRVIVQLTEVYETIANRRRTGEFGT